A segment of the Methanobacterium petrolearium genome:
ATTGATTTTACGATTTTTAAAATCATTAATTTGATTTTTTCTACAAATCATTCAATTATGATTCAATTAGTTTGATTTTCATTTATTATCCGCTATTATTATTTACACATCCCCCTAAATGGTTTTATTTAAGGGGTTTGGTGAACGCCGGGACTGGGATTTGAACCCAGGCGGAGCAAAGCTCCACAAGATTTCCAGTCTTGCGCCTTACCAGGCTAGACTATCCCGGCATAAGATTAACTATTCGGTTTGATTAAATACTCAATTATGTCTAATTATGTTATTTGATTAAATACTCAATTATGTCTAATTATCTATTATGTTATTTGGTTAAATATTCAGTTATGAATGGCTAAATCTTCTCATGTTATTTAACAGTGAATATTTTGCAGACCAGTTGGTGGGAGTTTCAGGTAAATAGTAGATTTTTTTTTACTTCCACATCATGGGATATGTTCCAGGTTCCATAAAAACCTTTTTTATATCTACCATAATACCTTTCTCTGCCCGTTCAATTTCATGGCTGGTGGCAATTGATTTGCCTGCTGCTACCAGTTCACCTTTGAGAGTCATTACTGCTAGTGTTTCATTTTTTTTAATATCTTCAGAGTACTGGAGAATCCCCCCTGCTGCCAGGTCTGCACCATGGCAAAGGGCGTCTACTGCCGAATCGCGCACCACAATCTTTTTGAGGTGGCTGGCAGCTTTCTCCATTGGTTGGACACATTCACGTAGGTGTGTCGGGTCATCATCTTCCTTCCAGTAATGGTAGGCATCATTGACGTCCTGAAGGGTTTTTAGAGTTTCATCCTCATTAAAATCTCCCACACGGGTTCTACGAAGCTCTGCCATATGAGCTCCACAACCTAATGCTTCACCTATATCATGACAGTATTTACGTATGTATGTACCGGCTTCGCAGCCTATCCTGAAGAGTGCGTCCTGGCCATCTATTTCCAGGATGTTAACATAATATATGTTACGTACCCGGAGTTCTCTTTTAACAGCCGAACGCATTGGTGGTGTTTGGAATATTTTACCAGTGAATTCCTCCAGGATATTCTGCACCTGTGTATCTCCCACATCTTCATGGAGGTGCATGAGACACACGTATTCTTTGGGTGCTTCCAGGAGTAGTTGAATGGCCCTGGTTGCAGTGTCTATTCCAACTGGGAGGATGCCAGTGACCCTGGGATCCAGAGTTCCCCCATGACCAGTTTTGTCAGATTTTAAAATCCTTTTAACCCATGAATCGATTTCATGGGATGTTGGTCCTGAGGGTTTGTCCAGGTTGATTATTCCCTTAGACAGATGCTCCTCCATGGATCGTGCATCCGGTGGACAGCCATAATGGGGGTCTGTTTCCCCCTGGGCTTTTTGGAGTAGTTCTGTCATGTTGATGGGAACCTTCAACTGGTCCTTGAATTTTAATGTATTGGTTTTTGGTTAAACTCGGCAGGTTTAACTGATGGCAGCTTCCAGGTCCTTTTTAATGGCTTCTGGATCTTCGTTCTGTATTTCCATTACCTGTTGGGTTGGTTCCAGGTGTTTTATGTTACATCTGCGATTTTTAACTGCGCTTCCTACTATTTCTACGAATTTATCATCTATGATCTCGACTATTACACATTTTTCACCGGCTTCTCTTCCGGAGATTTTCATACAAATTCTTCCAACTTCTATTGCTGGCATTTGATCACCTCAGTTACTTTTAATATGATTTGTGCGACGCTATCAGCCTTAAAGGCGTGAGTGTTAATTATAATGTCATAGACATCCATGTTTTTAATGTCTATCTGGTGTATTTCCTGGTACCGCTGGGTTTCACTAGCTTCACGGGTTAAGATCTCTTCTCTGGCCTGTAGGGTGGGTTTTTTTTCCCGCTGACTGATCCGCTCTGTGCGGACATCCAGGGGGGCAGTGCACCATACCTTCAAATCAGCATCCACAAAATATGCTGAAAGGCGGCCTTCCACTATGAGATCATCAGCCTCGTGCGCTAATTTAGCCTGTCTTTGGTCGATTTCCTGGTCGATCTGGTTGTTTCCCTCGGCGAATTTGCTGAATTCCAGTATTTCCATACCTCTTTCTTGAGCCATCCGTCGGAAGATGTCCCCTGCTGAGATGAGGGGTATTCCTGTTTTTTCAGATAGGATGTGTGAGGTTGTGCTGGTTCCACTTCCAGCCAATCCACCGATGGTTATGATCATTTAGGATCTGGCCTCAGA
Coding sequences within it:
- a CDS encoding RNA-guided pseudouridylation complex pseudouridine synthase subunit Cbf5, which translates into the protein MTELLQKAQGETDPHYGCPPDARSMEEHLSKGIINLDKPSGPTSHEIDSWVKRILKSDKTGHGGTLDPRVTGILPVGIDTATRAIQLLLEAPKEYVCLMHLHEDVGDTQVQNILEEFTGKIFQTPPMRSAVKRELRVRNIYYVNILEIDGQDALFRIGCEAGTYIRKYCHDIGEALGCGAHMAELRRTRVGDFNEDETLKTLQDVNDAYHYWKEDDDPTHLRECVQPMEKAASHLKKIVVRDSAVDALCHGADLAAGGILQYSEDIKKNETLAVMTLKGELVAAGKSIATSHEIERAEKGIMVDIKKVFMEPGTYPMMWK
- a CDS encoding 50S ribosomal protein L14e, which produces MPAIEVGRICMKISGREAGEKCVIVEIIDDKFVEIVGSAVKNRRCNIKHLEPTQQVMEIQNEDPEAIKKDLEAAIS
- the cmk gene encoding (d)CMP kinase, whose protein sequence is MIITIGGLAGSGTSTTSHILSEKTGIPLISAGDIFRRMAQERGMEILEFSKFAEGNNQIDQEIDQRQAKLAHEADDLIVEGRLSAYFVDADLKVWCTAPLDVRTERISQREKKPTLQAREEILTREASETQRYQEIHQIDIKNMDVYDIIINTHAFKADSVAQIILKVTEVIKCQQ